The window TATAGAAACAGTATGGGAAGGCTAAAACCCCTCTGCTTTAACCAAGGGGAGCAGTCAAGGCCAGCCAATCCAGTCTGTCGGACTGTTTGTTGCTATTTTGTACTGCGATCGAACGTACATCGAGAGAGGAAGATTATGAATGCACTGCTGAAGTCTACAACCCGTCACGTGCGTATTTTTACGGCGGAAATCATGGACAATGAGTTCGTTCCCAACGATAGTTTGCTGACGTTGGATGTGGACCCGGATAACGAACTAAACTGGAACGACGAAGCGTTGCAGAAGGTCTATCGCAAGTTCGACGAATTGGTGGATAATTACGCTGGAGAAGAGCTAACGGAGTACAATCTCCGTCGCATTGGGTCGGATTTGGAACATTATATCCGTGCGCTACTGCATGACGGCGAGGTTACCTACAACCTCAAAAGCCGCGTCCGCAATTTCAGTTTGGGGTTACCTCGGGTGGAATCCCAGGAATCTTAAATCCCATTTTTCACCAAGAAGGCTGGTTTTGGATTTTCCCAATTTCCTGATAGGGGCGTTTTGCGAAGCGTCCCTATTTATTTTCCATGAGTCCTCTGTTTTGGGAAAATTTGATAAAGTTACGCTTGCGTTTGTAGGTGATTTGAAGTTGGTTGAGATCCTCGGTAAATTCTTTTTCTCGATTTAATCTGGTCATTATTTCTTCGATCTTAAAAAGCAATGTAATGGCTTGATTGTAGGCCTCATTATGGGTTTGCTTGATTAGGGGCTCAATTCTGGGGAGATAGACTGATAAAGCATCTTCGGGAGCATCTTTTTCTTTTTTGGCAGCTAGTTCCATCCAAAGATGGCTGTCGCAGCCGTCTTTTTGTGCTTGTTGCCATGCCCGTTCAATTTCTCCTTCTTGTAAGTAAATTTGCACCAGTAAAGAAGATTTGTTCTGAATTTCATAGGGGGGAGATTTGGGATTTGTTTGCAATTGCGCGATCGCCTTTTCGATGTAGGCAATGGCTTGTTGCTGCCAATATTCCCAATTGCCCGCTTTGCAAGCTTTTTCTTTTAAAGTTTGATAAAGTTGAAGGCTTGGAGAATGGGAAAAATGTTTCCAAGCAATAGCTAGAACCTCGTCGAACTGCCCCTTTTCTTGGTAAAGTTTCATCAAATGGGACTCAAAGCTACGGATTTGAAAATCTTTTTGAGAATCTGGCCAATTCTGACAGTCATGCAAACCCCTTTGTATCCATTCAATGGCTTGATCCAGCTGCTTGTTTTGTTGGTAAAGTTCGGCAATCCTTACATAGTCGTGGGATAATGACAAATCTTGGGCAATAGTTTCTACCAAATCTTCCCATGTCCCCGTAACCTCGACCAAAGTTTCTTTCATTTGAGTTAGGTTTCGCCGTCGGAGCGAATCATTGATTGTTTGCTTCTCAGTGGGAGGCAGTTTTTCCAATTCCGCGTCCACCAACTGCCGATACTTTTCCAAACCTTCTTTACCCAAAATCTCGGCGTACTGTCTTATAGCGTTATAAAAAGTCTCATAATCTGCCTCTAATTCTAAATAGAACAACTGTTGGGCTAATTCATGAGGATGGGGAGGAGCAAGCGTACACCCGCGATAATGAAATTCTTCTACTTGTTCTATAATCGAACCTAGCTCCCCTTCTAGATCGTAAATAAGGTCGATCGCCTTTTCTAGAAGGGGAACGATTTCCTGAGTTAATTGGATCGTATCTCTGGCATATCCAGCTGCCAGCAGATCTTCAAAGTAGGAAATTTGAAAACGTATATTTTCTCAATAATCAGTGACTTCCGTATATTCCGTACAAGCATTTAGCTCGATTGCATGTTTCAAAGACTGGCGTAGGAAATGAATATCGATCCCATTTTCTTTTTGTAAAGCCGCTTTCATTACCAACTGCTGCCGCCAGCGATCGTCCTCCATTGCCTTATCCATAATCAGTCGTACCAGGGTTTCCCGGTCTTGCTGGCTGAGGTACTCTGCTACTTCCTCTTGACCAAGCTTGGAACTGGGGACTATCTTGAACTAGATTCATCCTTAACGACAATATGGTTGAAAAAAGATAGCATATAAAATAACCGTGCCTGCCTTGGTGCCGCTTAGGTGGGCGAGAGGTTCGACACGGTTGTATAGCTAGCGATCGCTGGCGAGGAAAAAGATGCTACGCCATTGTTGTTGCTTTTTTATGCGCCACCCAATACTTACTCATGAAGTAGCTATAGGTAGAAACACTGGTAAAACCTGCCTTTTGCAGTTTCGCCGGGAGATCGTCTTGGATGTAATCCCGATAGTAGGGTTCGTGAAATAGGGTTTGGAAGTTTTCCAGAGCTGGCTTCAAATCCGGATCGTCTTCCACCTGAATGGAATCACAAATCGCCACCACACCCCCCGGCTGTAGAACCCGGAACATTTCGTTGAGAACGTTCTGGCGTACTGGAGAAGGCAACTCGTGAAATAAAAACACGCAAGTCACAGCGTGGAAGAAAGCATCGCGATAGGGCAAAGCCTCGGCATTGCCTTGTAGCAGTTGCGGTAGTTCCCCTGGTTGTGCGCAGAGCAATTGGTTGGCTTTGCGTAAATAAGTTGGGGATAGGTCTACCCCAAACAACGAAGCTTCCGGAAAAGTCGAGCGCAATCCTTTCAGGGTACGACCCGTACCGCAAGCCACATCCAAAATGCGCAAATCCCGAGGCGTTTCCAAATGAGCAGCAAGGGAAGCTGTTTTCTGTTTGAGGGGGGCCAAAATCCGCCGGCGCATGGTATCCCCCAACCCATTAAACAAAATTTCTACCTGCAAATCGTACAACTCCGCCGAGCGATCGCTGAGATAGCCATCAATTTGATAGTGAAAGTTCTGCAAGTAATAGTTGGGATAGCCGCGGGTATCGATCTGCGAAGAAAACTCCCGATAGCTGCGGCGGTTGGCCTTTTCCCACACCTGGGGAAGTTCCCAGCAAAGCAAGGGATAATCCCACCAGAACGTATCGGTTGCCCCCTCAAACAACAAATCGGTACTGTATACCCCTGCTTCGGCATCTTGCCAATCTCGCTCTAGAATCTCATCGACCCGTTTTTGGAACTTCTGCAGTGCTTGCGGAGAAAGCGATTGTGTTTGCTGTTCTACCCGCGGTGCTATCCACTCCCGAATTTGACCGCTGACCATCTTATGGGCGATCGCGAAATAGTTTTTCCCTTGTTGGACCGTTTGAAAAGCCAGTTTGGTTAGCGAATCCGTCATATTACCAACACTGAAATGTTAAAGATAGTAACTTTATGAAAATAATTGTAACAAAAAAATTTGTCCAGAAAAAAAACCACCCACAAAAGGGTGGCTACGAACGACGAAAACCGATATATATGTCAACAACCACCAAAATCTAGGAACAGTGTTCCTGTAGTTGCCCCGATCTCCCCTACAAAAGCAAGGAAA is drawn from Geitlerinema sp. PCC 9228 and contains these coding sequences:
- a CDS encoding class I SAM-dependent methyltransferase, which gives rise to MTDSLTKLAFQTVQQGKNYFAIAHKMVSGQIREWIAPRVEQQTQSLSPQALQKFQKRVDEILERDWQDAEAGVYSTDLLFEGATDTFWWDYPLLCWELPQVWEKANRRSYREFSSQIDTRGYPNYYLQNFHYQIDGYLSDRSAELYDLQVEILFNGLGDTMRRRILAPLKQKTASLAAHLETPRDLRILDVACGTGRTLKGLRSTFPEASLFGVDLSPTYLRKANQLLCAQPGELPQLLQGNAEALPYRDAFFHAVTCVFLFHELPSPVRQNVLNEMFRVLQPGGVVAICDSIQVEDDPDLKPALENFQTLFHEPYYRDYIQDDLPAKLQKAGFTSVSTYSYFMSKYWVAHKKATTMA
- a CDS encoding DUF6880 family protein, coding for MRFQISYFEDLLAAGYARDTIQLTQEIVPLLEKAIDLIYDLEGELGSIIEQVEEFHYRGCTLAPPHPHELAQQLFYLELEADYETFYNAIRQYAEILGKEGLEKYRQLVDAELEKLPPTEKQTINDSLRRRNLTQMKETLVEVTGTWEDLVETIAQDLSLSHDYVRIAELYQQNKQLDQAIEWIQRGLHDCQNWPDSQKDFQIRSFESHLMKLYQEKGQFDEVLAIAWKHFSHSPSLQLYQTLKEKACKAGNWEYWQQQAIAYIEKAIAQLQTNPKSPPYEIQNKSSLLVQIYLQEGEIERAWQQAQKDGCDSHLWMELAAKKEKDAPEDALSVYLPRIEPLIKQTHNEAYNQAITLLFKIEEIMTRLNREKEFTEDLNQLQITYKRKRNFIKFSQNRGLMENK
- a CDS encoding NAD(P)H-quinone oxidoreductase subunit M, encoding MNALLKSTTRHVRIFTAEIMDNEFVPNDSLLTLDVDPDNELNWNDEALQKVYRKFDELVDNYAGEELTEYNLRRIGSDLEHYIRALLHDGEVTYNLKSRVRNFSLGLPRVESQES